From a region of the Thermoanaerobaculia bacterium genome:
- a CDS encoding HU family DNA-binding protein, producing MAKAMTKSQVADHLAKKTGVTKRVATQFLEELAALAHKEAKNSFTIPGLGKMVLVNRKARMGRNPATGEPIKIAAKRVVKFRVAKAAKDAILGGKK from the coding sequence ATGGCCAAAGCGATGACCAAATCCCAGGTCGCCGATCACCTCGCGAAGAAGACCGGGGTCACCAAGAGAGTGGCGACGCAGTTTCTCGAGGAGCTCGCCGCGCTCGCGCACAAGGAAGCCAAGAACTCGTTCACGATCCCGGGACTGGGAAAAATGGTCCTCGTCAACCGCAAGGCGCGGATGGGCCGCAACCCCGCCACCGGCGAGCCGATCAAGATCGCCGCGAAGCGCGTCGTGAAGTTCCGCGTCGCGAAGGCCGCGAAGGACGCGATTCTGGGCGGCAAGAAGTAA